A stretch of Candidatus Nanogingivalaceae bacterium DNA encodes these proteins:
- the murJ gene encoding murein biosynthesis integral membrane protein MurJ codes for MKSKVRSIVSKANSRLTVKFAAIILASSTLLSSLLGFLRDRLLNSYYLDSYPDGIDAYTVAFTIPDFMFFILVSGALSVTFIPVFNQRMANRNKKSAWELSTSVLNLLALLTLITSVLIIIFAEPLVKYIVGPGLSESSRSLAISMMRVIAINPFLFAIATVLTSIQQAIGRFTFSALAPAIYNIGIIIGTVFFTNGINIFGVQVFEGGIMGVAIGVAFGSVLQLLIAAIGLIGVDFKYQFRIFWRNRGFQQVMKLLPTRSMDQGLDYVNSIVETNMASRMGSGTVRAYSQSLTLQMMPVNLIGVAISTAFFPNLTERLAIGRKDLFRKDLQAALRMIIFLALPVSVLFFFLRGYIVSFIKNGGDDLIAGLLGVLVLSIFARSIYHIAARSFYAMEDTKTPFYISLVAIGLNIALAIVFSLIFKFGAYGLAWAQAIGAVLEIAILLFLMRKRIDGLFDAQFVLGVGRMFVASAFSGFVCYLLVAKMPLLGSDLRFFSIFPKFVFIGAVSSAVYVLAAKLLKLKEADPIIAQVKKIFFVQIKIK; via the coding sequence ATGAAATCTAAAGTTCGATCTATTGTTTCGAAAGCAAATTCGCGGTTAACGGTTAAATTTGCAGCGATCATTCTTGCGAGCTCGACTCTTTTGTCGAGCTTGTTGGGCTTTTTGCGTGACAGGTTGCTAAACTCGTATTATCTAGATTCTTACCCTGATGGAATTGATGCTTATACTGTCGCATTCACGATTCCTGATTTTATGTTTTTTATTTTGGTTTCGGGTGCATTAAGTGTTACGTTTATTCCTGTATTTAATCAGCGAATGGCGAATCGAAATAAAAAATCTGCATGGGAATTAAGCACGAGTGTTCTTAATTTATTAGCCCTGTTAACACTTATAACCTCAGTTTTGATTATTATTTTTGCTGAACCTCTAGTTAAATATATTGTTGGGCCAGGATTAAGTGAGTCTTCACGATCTTTGGCAATTTCAATGATGCGCGTGATTGCAATCAATCCCTTTCTTTTTGCTATTGCGACGGTACTTACAAGTATTCAACAAGCTATAGGAAGGTTTACTTTTTCGGCTCTTGCACCAGCAATTTATAATATTGGTATTATTATTGGAACAGTATTTTTTACGAATGGTATAAATATTTTTGGCGTTCAGGTTTTCGAAGGTGGAATCATGGGCGTTGCGATTGGTGTGGCTTTCGGGTCTGTTCTCCAGCTTTTGATTGCGGCAATTGGACTAATTGGTGTTGACTTTAAATATCAATTTAGAATTTTTTGGCGAAATAGAGGCTTTCAACAGGTTATGAAACTACTGCCAACACGCTCAATGGATCAAGGTTTGGATTATGTTAATTCAATTGTCGAAACTAATATGGCCAGCCGAATGGGTTCGGGAACGGTGCGTGCATATTCGCAGAGCTTAACCCTTCAAATGATGCCAGTAAACTTAATTGGTGTTGCGATTTCTACGGCATTTTTTCCAAATTTAACTGAAAGATTAGCGATTGGGCGAAAAGACCTCTTTCGAAAAGATTTACAAGCCGCTCTTCGAATGATTATTTTCTTGGCTTTGCCAGTTTCGGTTTTATTCTTTTTCTTGCGTGGCTACATTGTAAGCTTTATTAAAAACGGTGGTGATGATTTAATTGCTGGACTTTTGGGAGTTCTTGTTCTTTCAATTTTTGCGCGTTCGATTTATCATATTGCAGCAAGGAGTTTTTATGCAATGGAAGATACGAAAACGCCATTCTATATCTCACTAGTTGCGATTGGTCTAAATATTGCTTTGGCGATAGTCTTCAGTTTAATTTTTAAGTTTGGTGCTTACGGGTTAGCTTGGGCTCAAGCGATTGGTGCAGTTCTTGAAATTGCAATTTTGCTATTTTTGATGCGCAAAAGAATTGATGGACTTTTTGACGCACAATTTGTTTTAGGGGTTGGGCGAATGTTCGTTGCAAGTGCTTTTTCTGGTTTTGTGTGTTATCTTTTGGTGGCAAAGATGCCTCTTTTGGGCTCAGATTTACGATTCTTCTCGATATTTCCAAAATTCGTATTTATCGGAGCCGTGAGTTCTGCTGTTTATGTTTTGGCTGCAAAATTATTAAAACTTAAAGAAGCCGATCCGATAATTGCGCAAGTTAAGAAAATATTCTTTGTACAGATTAAGATTAAATAA
- the ftsH gene encoding ATP-dependent zinc metalloprotease FtsH encodes MRKDRMKDNKKNNFAKRAGNTFFWAIVIAIILGVFWSSQNFFSARLKDVPISDVIARANKGEISKIEIQGNDVKVTKKGEKKPTEKSVKEAGTIYEQGLEKGKTTVNVFPADNTSEILWNLAIMIVPIIAIVALLMLMMRSANGQNSQAMNFGKSRAKIYGDDKKKIKFEDIAGNENAKQDLYEVVDFLKDPKKYQKMGAKIPSGVLMVGNPGTGKTMLARAVAGEAKVPFFSISGSEFMEMFVGVGASRVRDLFSKAKKNAPAIIFIDEIDAVGRKRGSGMGGGHDEREQTLNQILVEMDGFEKDTGVIVLAATNRADVLDPALLRPGRFDRRVEIALPERKDRLAILKVHFKNKKVDDSVDLNALAKKTAGSAGADLANIANEAAILAARNNRDVITNDDLTEAFEKVAIGPERKSKVMSDLERETTAWHEAGHAVVGHVLPDSDPVHKVTIIPRGGTGGVTWFLPPEDRSYTNIFEYKDILARAMGGRQAEMLIYGEAGISTGASSDLRNATDIARNMVIEFGMGEDLLDQVFHEENSGMFFDKMTRERPYSEKTAEKIDAEIAKLIKEAVERAAAVLKANKKPLKALTDALLEKETLDEKEVAEILKDAKLPKEAKLHD; translated from the coding sequence ATGAGAAAGGACAGAATGAAAGATAATAAGAAGAATAATTTTGCGAAACGGGCGGGAAATACTTTTTTTTGGGCGATTGTTATCGCAATTATTTTAGGCGTATTTTGGTCTAGCCAGAATTTTTTCTCAGCTAGATTGAAAGATGTTCCGATTTCAGATGTGATTGCTCGTGCTAATAAGGGCGAAATTTCGAAAATTGAAATTCAAGGAAATGATGTAAAAGTTACTAAAAAAGGTGAGAAAAAACCAACTGAAAAATCTGTAAAAGAAGCTGGTACAATTTATGAACAAGGTCTTGAAAAAGGAAAGACTACTGTTAATGTTTTCCCAGCAGATAACACTTCAGAGATTTTATGGAATTTGGCAATTATGATCGTTCCAATTATTGCGATTGTAGCTTTATTGATGTTAATGATGCGTTCAGCAAACGGCCAGAATTCGCAAGCTATGAACTTTGGAAAATCTCGAGCAAAAATTTATGGCGATGATAAGAAAAAGATTAAATTTGAAGATATTGCCGGAAATGAGAATGCAAAACAAGATCTATACGAAGTTGTTGATTTCTTAAAAGATCCTAAAAAATATCAAAAAATGGGTGCGAAAATCCCGAGTGGTGTTTTGATGGTTGGAAATCCAGGAACTGGTAAAACAATGCTTGCTCGTGCAGTTGCTGGTGAAGCTAAAGTTCCTTTCTTCTCGATTTCTGGTTCAGAATTTATGGAAATGTTTGTTGGTGTCGGTGCTTCACGTGTTCGAGATCTATTTTCGAAAGCTAAAAAGAATGCGCCTGCGATTATCTTTATTGACGAGATTGACGCTGTCGGTCGAAAACGTGGTTCAGGAATGGGTGGCGGTCACGATGAGCGCGAACAGACTTTGAACCAAATTTTGGTTGAAATGGACGGTTTCGAAAAAGATACTGGTGTTATTGTTCTTGCAGCAACAAACCGTGCCGATGTTCTTGATCCAGCTCTTTTGCGACCTGGTCGATTTGACCGTCGTGTTGAAATTGCTCTTCCTGAAAGAAAAGATCGTTTGGCAATTTTGAAAGTTCATTTCAAGAATAAAAAAGTTGATGATTCAGTAGATTTAAATGCGCTTGCTAAAAAGACAGCTGGTTCTGCTGGTGCCGATCTTGCGAATATTGCGAACGAAGCAGCTATTTTGGCAGCTCGAAATAACCGAGATGTTATTACTAACGATGATCTTACGGAAGCTTTCGAAAAAGTAGCCATCGGCCCAGAACGAAAATCAAAAGTAATGAGCGATCTAGAGCGCGAAACTACTGCTTGGCACGAAGCTGGCCACGCTGTTGTTGGACATGTTTTACCAGATTCAGATCCAGTTCATAAGGTTACGATTATTCCGCGTGGTGGAACCGGTGGTGTAACATGGTTCTTGCCGCCAGAAGATCGAAGTTATACAAATATTTTCGAATATAAAGATATCTTGGCGCGCGCAATGGGTGGACGTCAGGCTGAAATGTTGATTTATGGCGAGGCTGGAATTTCAACAGGCGCTTCAAGCGATCTTCGAAATGCAACAGATATCGCACGTAATATGGTTATTGAATTTGGAATGGGTGAAGATTTGCTTGACCAAGTATTTCATGAGGAAAATTCGGGAATGTTTTTTGATAAGATGACTCGTGAACGACCATATTCTGAAAAAACAGCAGAAAAAATTGATGCTGAAATCGCTAAGTTAATTAAAGAAGCTGTTGAACGTGCTGCAGCTGTTCTCAAAGCGAATAAAAAACCGCTTAAAGCTTTAACGGATGCGCTTCTTGAAAAAGAAACTCTAGACGAAAAAGAGGTTGCAGAAATTTTGAAAGATGCTAAATTGCCTAAGGAAGCAAAACTTCACGATTAA
- the tilS gene encoding tRNA lysidine(34) synthetase TilS: MKKILVAVSGGVDSIVLADFLIDFFKQKNGLKWVEDNLIIAHFEHGIRGEESMRDFDFVRKFANKNNLRFEFERGFLGENASEEKARKARYDFLRALAKRENAEIFTAHHKNDLAETFVLNLNRGGGWRAIACFDSPNIKRPFLKFSKAEILNKAQEKGLKWCEDSTNLSEKYARNRIRKKINFSEENLNKIFDIWQKQIKIKREIEEITNDILSKIGDGRKFERNFFRNNSDEVCVEILREIMRIQSGKIPLSKQIANFLQAIRTFKNGSKTQILSGREVKFYRDEFEFF; the protein is encoded by the coding sequence ATGAAAAAAATTCTTGTGGCGGTTTCTGGCGGGGTTGATTCGATTGTTTTGGCGGATTTTTTGATTGATTTTTTTAAACAAAAGAATGGCTTGAAGTGGGTTGAGGATAATTTAATAATTGCACATTTTGAGCATGGAATTCGTGGCGAAGAAAGCATGCGAGATTTTGATTTTGTGCGAAAGTTTGCGAACAAAAATAACTTGAGATTTGAGTTTGAAAGAGGTTTTCTTGGAGAAAATGCTAGTGAAGAAAAAGCAAGAAAAGCAAGATACGATTTTTTGAGGGCGCTGGCTAAAAGAGAGAATGCTGAAATTTTTACAGCACATCACAAGAATGATTTGGCCGAAACTTTTGTTCTGAACTTAAATCGTGGCGGAGGTTGGCGAGCGATTGCCTGTTTTGATTCACCAAATATTAAGCGGCCGTTTTTAAAGTTTTCGAAAGCGGAAATTCTTAACAAAGCGCAAGAAAAAGGTTTGAAATGGTGTGAAGATTCGACAAATTTAAGTGAAAAATATGCACGCAATCGAATTCGTAAAAAAATAAATTTTAGTGAAGAAAACTTGAATAAAATCTTTGATATTTGGCAAAAACAGATTAAAATTAAGCGTGAAATTGAAGAAATTACTAACGATATTTTATCGAAAATTGGTGATGGAAGAAAATTTGAGCGAAATTTTTTTCGAAATAATTCCGATGAAGTTTGTGTAGAAATTTTGCGTGAGATTATGCGAATTCAATCTGGCAAAATTCCGCTCTCGAAACAAATCGCGAATTTTTTGCAAGCGATTCGAACTTTTAAAAATGGCTCAAAAACTCAAATTTTGAGCGGGCGAGAAGTTAAGTTTTATAGAGATGAGTTTGAATTCTTTTAA